Part of the Pseudoliparis swirei isolate HS2019 ecotype Mariana Trench chromosome 18, NWPU_hadal_v1, whole genome shotgun sequence genome is shown below.
ctggacacagccgcgccatctcttGCGTAAGCTCCTCTTAGACCAATGAACAGCTGGATCGCGGTCAGACGAGAGCTGCTGGGCTCCCAGGTGGCATTAAGGCCGATGAGTCTCTTTGGTGTCTGCACACAGACTGTTTACCTGCATTAAACCAGAAGCCTGCTTCAACCTATTTGGTCGATACGACAACGGACCACAAACGGGAACCGGAATGATCGTGAAACCTAAATCTTGTCTCGTTGCCGACAGATTCTACACGTGAATTAAAAATCCGTTTTTTAGAGATTCATCACGTGTGACAGCATTTCACAcatcataaataaatcaaatgaatgACTTTGACAGGTGTCGTTTGTGGTAAAACTcaggtgtgcaggtgtttctCTGTTAGATCTCATTTTCATCTGTGAAAATCTATTCAGGTGAAATCTTGTCAAAAGTGTCAAAGAAAATCAACCCACTTTCACTCTGAATTGTTCCACTGATGAAGGCCTGTTGTGTTCAAGTGATGAACCTCAGATCACGCCTGCCTTTCCCCTTTGTTTGGGGATAGGACTTCTTCACAAAGAATAAGGCATCAAAGAATTTAACACATTTGTATGACTTAAAGCTGAAGAATGAGATCGCTCtcacggaggaggagggctttgaGAGTCTTtcagctgctccttctccaggACCTTCACTCACAATGGCCACGCTAGTAGAGACACGTTTTGAACAGTTTATTGCAAAAGTTATGAAATGGAAAAGTGGTtgaggggaagggatgtagggatgTAGGGGTGAAGGAATGAAGGTTTCTTCTTTTCGAACTAGTCACAAACAAGCATTCGGACATGTCAAGCCAACAGATAAAATGCACTGCATTTGCCTTCCAAGCGTTGTGACCTCTCAGTGTGTTGTTGTGCTGTTTGAGAACCAACCGCTCATTATCGCTTTATGGCCGAGCTATTGCATAACATGGTTGACACGGACGATTTGCTCAGTTTACAGCTTTGGACGTGACAGTGAAGTGTCTGTTTGACAAACATAAAGATAAGAAGAGGTCACAATAAGTCGTGACACCTGGTTAATTTCATATCGCTTTTATGTGCTTGACATTTAGAGATTCAAAGGGTCATGCAAGAACTCAGGATTCATTTTGCATCTCCTAAACGTCTCAATGTTTCCATATAAAAGGATAACAATGTATGCTTGGTTTGCTCTCTTCACGGAAGTTAggtgagaaaataaacaactcatGTCGGTACAAATCAATATAAAACTACAGCCCGccgctagttagcttagcataacagcTAGCTTCTCTGCCCGAAGGAAACAAAATACGCGTCTAGCCCCTCAAACACTCATCCATGTTGTATGTGaagtgttttttacattttccagTTTTcagcctttatgctaagctaagctaaccagctgatgTCTGCAGCTTCATATTTACCTGACACATTACTGAGGTATTGATCTTCTCAGCCAATACTCGGAAAGAAAGTTCCAATAATGTCAAATTAATGGTAATTCATTTGAGTGTACCTTGTTGTTTAactacacataataataataataactggaGTTACATggtacatttggcaatgattgATATAAgtagacatttttatttatatatatatatatacggtgcACAAAAGGAGCGCGCTGAGGAAACTGAACCTAGTGGCGGTTTACAGTACTGCAATGGGTGTCTTATCGGTGTTAAGATACTTAATCACCGAGAGCAGGCAATTATTGCACGAACATTGGCCACTGACGAATAAATGATGACagtaaaaggagaaaaaaaatgagcCAACCAAGCCTGTTTACGAACAGAGGCTGATTAAACGTCAAATAAATAACGTCTCAGTCACTCTATGATTGCCATATGTCTACCGGCAATGAGACAGCTCATATCTGGATGTGTCGTAACGGAAGTGTTGCTCACGATGTTTTGACTTCCTGTAGAGTGGCACGACTCATCTGAGAGTGGAGGGCCAAAAGTATTGGAACATAAGGAGCTGCATTTGATATCATAAGTTTGGACAACTGCTTTACGGTTTTAGGTTTGGTTTCATTCTAACAAAAAAATATGTCAACTTATCAAATGTCTGAGGTCTGACTCAGGAAGGCATCTGTGTTTAGGGTTGTGCTGTGGCCGGTCGTCCAAGAGTCTTTTTCTGTGTGCTACTTGAGGCGTGAGACTTGAGTTGGAGTTTCGTGACGACGTGATCGACGGGATTGTTTCGCCGGTATCCAGAAGAAGCTCCTCTTAGACCAATGAACAGCTGGATCGCGGTCAGACGAGAGCTGCTGGGCTCCCAGGTGGCATTAAGGCCGATGAGTCTCTTTGGTGTCTGCACACAGACTGTTTACCTGCATTAAACCAGAAGCCTGCTTCAACCTATTTGGTCGATACGACAACGGACCACAAACGGGAACCGGAATGATCGTGAAACCTAAATCTTGTCTCGTTGCCGACAGATTCTACACGTGAATTAAAAATCCGTTTTTTAGAGATTCATCACGTGTGACAGCATTTCACAcatcataaataaatcaaatgaatgACTTTGACAGGTGTCGTTTGTGGTAAAACTcaggtgtgcaggtgtttctCTGTTAGATCTCATTTTCATCTGTGAAAATCTATTCAGGTGAAATCTTGTCAAAAGTGTCAAAGAAAATCAACCCACTTTCACTCTGAATTGTTCCACTGATGAAGGCCTGTTGTGTTCCAAGTGATGAACCTCAGATCACGTCTGCCTTTCCCCTTTGTTTGGGGATAGGACTTCTTCACAAAGAATAAGGCATCAAAGAATTTAACACATTTGTATGACTTAAAGCTGAAGAATGAGATCGCCTCCtacggaggaggagggctttgaGAGTCTTtcagctgctccttctccaggACCTTCACTCACAATGGCCACGCTAGTAGAGACACGTTTTGAACAGTTTATTGCAAAAGTTATGAAATGgaaaaggggtcgaggggaagggatgtagggatgtaggggtgaaggaatgaagggatatagggatgtagagatgtagGGATGTAAGGATGTAGGGATCTAGGGATgtagggatgaagggatgaaggaaTGTAGGTATGTAGGGATTAAGGGATGTAGGGATGAAGGGATATAGGGATGTAGGGATGACGGGGTGTCAGGATGAAGGGATGTAGGGATGACGGGGTGAAGGGATGTAGTGATgtagggatgaagggatgaagggataTAAGGATGGGGTCGAGGGGTAATAGGTAAGGGAAGTAGAGGGGGTAGAGGGATGAAAGAGAGGGAAGGTCGGTGGGGTGCGATGGTGGGTCGCCGGTGTCTCGGTGGCCGGTGGGAACATGGAGACTCGTGGGCGGGGGTTGTGTCTTCCGAAGTTTTGTAGAGCGGAGTCCTCCCGTTGCTCCGGTGAGGGGGAGAGAACGATATGTTAAAAACAAAGGGgttgtggggggaggggtgtaGAGAGAGTCAATGTGGGATGAACAGATGTGTTGGGCTAGGAGCTACGATCTGGTCATTGTTCCCAAACTAGAGTCTCTAAAACTCAATTTCTCACCAAAAAGCATGTAGCGGCTAGCGAGTTTGTCAAAAAAGCAAAGGTAATCTATAAGTCAATGAAAACTTCCAGTGTATttcttatatattattgtaGTCTTCCTGTCTGGTGCTCACGGCACATCGAGAGAAAAAAGATAAAGATTGTAAATACTGTGTTGCCTATGTCCTCCTCACCTACGCCGTCATTTCAGTTGTGAAGAGACTGAACCTCTAATTACTCctaatttctgtgtgtgtgtgttgggggggtgtGCTAGCGTGATGTTTTTTCCAAATTCCCCGGCAATGAAACCGATGATGCTTCCTTCTGTGCTTCTGCTTTTTTGAATGGCAGCCCTATTTCTTCAACCAACTCTTGTCTCTCTCattatctccctccctctcctctggtgCTGTCGGGTTACTCGTAGCGATGCTGGCAGGAGGTTAAAGACAGTGAATACTCAAGTTGTATCGACCAAGTGGCCAGAAACACGATTTAAAAAGCAGCCGATGTTGCCTCGTGTGCGTGCCGGATGTGTGAGGCAACACTTGAAGAAGTTCAAAaggtcctcgtgtgtgtgtgtgttgggtttgGAGCTTGTTTCGTCGCTTCAGAGTGGCACGAAAACATCAAATAAATCCGATTTAAAGAATCAATATAGTTTTATTCCCAGGGGGTCACAGGTTCACGCTCAGCTGAAGGTGTGAAGAGGGTCCCGAATGAGAAACACTGGACTTTATAAGATGCCTGTATGGTTAGAGGAGGTTAAATCCTCCACTCACACTCAGGCGGATGATTTACCTCCAGCCTCGGCGGGCGCCATTCGTCTTATAGCTGTCTGAATTCTTCTTGGTTCAACGAAGCACCTTTTGGACAAGCGCAGACGGACGATGACTCGAAATCGATACCATGAAGTCCATGAAGTCGATTAGCACGAACGCATTAGCGGCTCACGGGGTTACGGAGAGCAGCGAGATGTCGAAATCCATCATCGGAAACCTTCGCACAAGAAAGTTATGAATATTTCAACAAACTTACATGAAGCGGATCGCCTCACCCTTCCACTCTCTCCCACGtcacgctctaccacccacaCATTTCCGGCAGGGCGGCTGCTTCCGCGACAACCCTTTGGCCTGATGTCAAAAGTTGGGGAAAGCCATACCTGTCTGAAGCTGAAGTTATTGATTAACAGCTCAATCTCAGTGTCATACAGCACTCCCACGCGTCTGCTACACGATGAGTGATGCAGACGACACAGACTTTTATTTTAGTCTTTCATTATTTATCGATGCATTATCTCTACCTGCTTATCCGGGGAGGGGTTTCGTGTCACGGAGGCAACATGTTGGCAGAataccgcccacacacacacacacaacttgcaTTCTTTCTTCTAGCCAATCAAGGCGACTCCACTTGGTGCCAAAAGAAGAGATTTAATAGACGTTTATGAGAAAATTACCCTACAACTCACTTGATTTatgacctcagtaaacattgtaaacatgagttcatggtctcaatcactcggttcaagtcttcttcaatacaacaCGATGTTAATGGTCCCAAGCCTTCAAAACTGTTTACAGTCCACAAACCTTCACTTCTTATACAGAGCCAATGGTGtagtagtgtgtgtatgtatttgtcgGTAATTATTCACTTGTTTGTGGTCACTGCTGTATTAGTCATGAAgtaaattacttttattttgaaaaatctgCTTTGTAAACACATGTTATGTATGTCATGACACAAGAAAgggaaaattaaatataaaatgttacgCGCATCAACAAGACGGGGCTACGAGATAATAATAGAGGTATGGTTTTGTTGAAAACAATTAGCAATTCATTTAATACTTTTATAGTTTTGGTTTCTTCACAGAGTTGATAATTCAAAACAGATAAAACAACACCTTATACTTTATTGTTATAAATGACCTCATAAATTGATATTTCACGGATGAACAAATGAATAATATTTTTGTCACTGTTATATCTGACAGAAATGAAAGTTTGATGATGGCTGTGGAGCTGCAATGTGACACCCTGATAAAATACAGAAAGATACACCCTTCATCCTCTGTATAGATGTGTTCAAGGAGCTCATTAAAAACCTCGCTcgtcgtgtgtgtgcacgttggTGTACTAATAAGCCGAGTCCATCGCTGACCTTGAGAGGCTTTGCTGGAGGGTCATGGTTTTGATTCTGCAGCGTAATCAACATCATAACTGAAGCTTTGTTTCAGGACAACTCTAAAGCATCGAGGGAAATGCATATTTTGgtatttgtgtctttttataCTCAGCCATGTGTCTAGTTGGCCTAAAAGGATGAAGATAGCAACATCATACATAACACGTGTGACTAATTATTAATTCAGATCTGGACCGACCCACGgtcttaataaataaataatatgaacATTAGGTTTTCTGCAGCAGAAGCTGAAATATCTGTGGACTCATCTGCCAGTTTTCAGTAAATAATGAGCGCTCTGCAGGCAACTCACACGGGATGAAATGatatttgcatatttatttaatggttTCAGTCGAGTTGGATGCAGTTCAGTGAGTTTTCCCGAACTCAGAATATAAATTAGACAAAACGACATATATATTTTCTGTATTATACTTTACATGCATACCTAAAACATGAgactttaaaatataagatgATATTTACTGCAATCCACATTTAATaacattgttaataaaacaatatCTGAGAATAACTTAAATTAGCAAAACGTCATGGGTTTTAACTTGTAAACTTTAATTTATGTGTAATTTGCAAATGTTTTAGAAATTTAGATTTGACTTCTTTTATTAATGATGCATTTGTTTTTCTATATCTGCTTATcctttttatatcttttttatCAAGTATGACTACTGATATCGAGTGAGGAATGTCTTCACAAGTCATTGTTGGCTTCTTACCTCTTATGCACAATGTTCAAACTTGTTTAAAGATGTTTAAAaagtagttttaaaatgtttaaaaagttgtttaaaaatgtttaaaaagtagtttaaaatgtttttaaagtagttttaaaatgtttttaaaatagttttaaatgtttaaaaagtagtttaaaaatgttttaaaagtagtttgaaaatgtttaaaaagtagttaaaaatatagataaatgtaatgtaaatgtatttgggTTTCACTACTACTATGTGTATAATTGTGGAagtattcaaaataaaaaaatgttcccCAGGTGTGTCAGACATGCATCCACATAAAACAAAGACTTTCTAACAATGGGTGGGTGTGGCTTCGTCATCAATGGAGCAAATGGCGACTGTTTAACCAACCAGAGCTGAGATCAACGCCGCTTAGCCAAGAGGTCCATAAAATATAATCCCATGAGGCCCAAAGACGGATTTATGAATCTCCCTTTACAGCCCCTCACCACTCATTAACCCGTGAGAAAAAACTTTGCTCccatttggtcacatgaccgcCGGGGCCAGAACACTTTAAAAGGGAGCGAGCGGACGGAGAGAAAGCACACCGGATCCGAGCACCTGCCGAGCGACACCACCAGACCGACGAAGACCACCACCTGTGCACCTGCCACCATGAAGGCCTCTCTCGCCACCATCGCCCTCCTCGTCCTGGCTCTCGGCTGCACCGCCCAGGCCGTGCAGGTCGAAGTAAGTGTTGACCTGAAGCCGAGAGGCTCTGACTCTGACCCATTGGGCactttatacattttcttttaaactaCCCCGAAAAAAGATGTATGTTATTTTGTATGATGACTTTcatcacacattttatttttgggaaAATACCTACAATCTGAGTACAAGCCACACTGAACAgtgcctttttttggggggggtgggtggtTAATTCCAGCTCTTTAACATCCAACATCTGcctctattttttttctctcaaggAGAACGGATTGACTTTCTCCCTGGAAGCCGTCAAGAGGCTCCAGGAGCTGACGGAGATCAGCCTAGCGAAGGGACAACTGAGCCCCCGCCTCAGGGCGGGCCCTGCGTCCCTGTGTGCCGACCCCATGCTCCCCCAGGAGCTGCTGCCCCTCTGTAGGCAGCGGGGAGCCTCGGCCTCCCTCAGCAGACTGAGTGAGTCCACCATCAGTCTCTGCGGTGGAGGTTTTTAGAGCTATGTGGGGTTCAGGTGATTCAACTTCTCTTTTCTTGTGTCTTTATCTCAGCTGCGATTCCCATGGACGTCTGTGAGATCTGCGCCTTCGCCGCCTGCACCGGCTGCTAAACCCAAAAAACGCAGCCGGCCAGAAATCCTCTTGCCCAGCTTGAGACTTGtgattcttctcctcctccttcgaaATGACATCAGGGAATTCCTCAATGTTTGCTGTTGAGATGATGACCTTATGTCCCCTGAAAACAAGAGGCTCTGACTCTGGCCCATTGGGCACTTTATGCATTTTTAAAGTTGCCGTTAGACATAAAACTACCCCGAAAAAAGAAATCGGATAAACTGAGGTATGTTTTTTTGTAATGTTACTGTTCCGTATGACGACGTTCTGCatcatacattttattttttggaaTCGACTGTTTGTTACATTTCTATCTTGCCATGCTTTGTACTgtacacatatttaaaagagaagtttctttttttcctttatgtttcttcttttttattaacattgttttgaataaaaagctttcattgatatatatataatctgtaGTTTGTGCTGTTTCCTGCATAATCAAACACACTATTACTTTTAATATTATCATTCGCATTTCATTCccatttgtaaaaaacaaatgttttgttaaaaagaaaatctaCTTAAAGCTGCCTTAATTGTTTTGGCAATCAGGGGCTAGACACAAAGTCACAACCATCTCACTTTATAGCGTATAATCTTAATTTTAACACATTATCTTACATTTGGAGTCGAGTTTGTGGGAACCCTTAAAATTATGACGTTAATATTTACTGACATTTTTAGCCCAGGTTTTGTTTCCTCCTGGAAAACGTGAACTCGATGCTCAACTTTCTCAGGTACATCGGAGTTTGTTTGGCAGATATTTAAATGGGTCGTATTTATTTGCATTCAAGACGTCTTCTCCTTCACTTCAGGCTCATATCCATGTGTCCTCGTTCTGAATTAATAATGTATTCTGTACATCTTATCTGACTCAGTCAAAGTAaactcattatatatatatatatattaaacaaatatatatatatattatatatgtattttataaaatataatatatatatatataatttttttggaCCGTTAACAATCTGAATAAATTTGACCATCTTGAGgtaggagaagaaagaaatacattaaattaaattggcGTTTAAAAAAGGGAGTTACTATCTCTCCTCCATATTTATATCCTCGTtgcagtaaaaataaaatagcatgTTGACATGTGGGGAGATGGAGattgtttatgtatatttatataaaatagaaGCAGCTTCCCTGAGTTGTTTTCCCTGGATTGTTTTTCTCTCAGTTCTGGAAGATGATGTCATATTATCGACATGCTGCTGCCTCTGAGTCTCTGCACTTATTCTCATTACGGGtgctaataatactaataatactactCTGTTGGTGAAGCTGTGTGAGCTCTCGTGTCTGGAACTATTCAAGCACAAAGCCCTTGTTGACAATGCCTGTCTGATCTCTGAGGCTCACAGTAGCCAGTGGGGGCTCGGCGCTGCAGGAGCACACAGCCGTACAGCTCGTTATAATGTGTCACCCTCTCTGGCCTCATGCAACTACCACAAAATAAGTTGATTTTCAGCAATCTTTTTCTTGGCTATTAGGCTGGTATATCACctttcctttattttattttatttttttacaatgagCATATATTTGACTAGTTTCAGGCAAAAGGAGGGAAACAATACTGTGGTGGTGGAGGGCgaggttaggctcagctgcagagggaAGTGGGGAAGTGGGAAAGTGGCTCGGGAACGGAGCCAGGAAGAGACTTTATTGGCTTCAGCTGCGACTGTTTGGACCTCTCGCCCTGATATAAGCGGGAGGGAGGAAGGCGTGACGAGCCGGAGCCTCAGGAGTGGAGTGGAGTGGAGTGGAGTGGAGGAGTTGTTGTAGTTttagttgtgtattttattcagtcaatcattgcaatacaatacaatattattcgatacaatatacaaaacagaaagactgaaaaggtataggtagaaatgcttatatattccaatcctaaattattatcaaatacatctttaaattaatataaaataaagaaaaataacaaagaaaataaaatattatatatgtatatatatgtatatatagacatatatatatccacatacatcttccatataaatacatttcaatcacacttataacccttaagaattgttttataaataatccattTGATTCAGGTGTTTGTTTCACTTCGTATTGAACAGACTCACTCCTCCTTCACCCTGGTTGCTGCACACTTAGAACTAATGTTTATCTAAAAGAAATCAAATAATATCCCATTAAAACAAAGTTATCATGTTATTATTCTTTATGAAGATATCCTGTGCAGGAGCAAACCTCTTCTACCACTTTAAAGGGGATTAATTATACTTCATACTTCATAAACCACACTGATTAGTTTCATAATTAACAATGGagaatgtaatgtgtgtgctgCACATCCTGGACTTGTATTCCTTACTTTATTTTCCAGTGTTTCCCCAGCTCACTGTGTATTCCACGTGTTATCACACACACTTGGACATACTTATCTTTTTGGTCGTGGAACTTTTCAAACCGGATTTTTCCCAGAAGCCACATCAATACAAACGAAAAGCTTCCTGtgattatgtatttaaatatcctCCCTGCACCTTCATAAGAGTTATAAACTGCATAATTAATAGAAATATTTtagatttacttttttttaatgaacagccattgtctgtgtgtttgtgtgtgtgtgtgtgtgtgtgtgtgtgtgacagtgaagGGCATTTCTTTATCATATCCAGAGTATTGTGACGCAAAATGTCCCCAAATATATGAAATTAAAGGTCAGATATGATGtcttgtttgtatgtttgtatgtttgtttgccTATGAGTGGatgtttgcttttttaaattcttttttttaatacttgatattttatttaggtatttttacagaaatacaaccttcaaaagtaagaatgcataa
Proteins encoded:
- the si:ch211-220m17.5 gene encoding guanylin family protein, whose protein sequence is MKASLATIALLVLALGCTAQAVQVEENGLTFSLEAVKRLQELTEISLAKGQLSPRLRAGPASLCADPMLPQELLPLCRQRGASASLSRLTAIPMDVCEICAFAACTGC